One Myxococcales bacterium genomic window, CGGCGCAGGTCGTCGAGCTCGCCGACAAGAACTTCGCCGCCATCTTCAGCGATCCCGGCGTCGCTGGCGGCGGCGGCGCGCTCGGCGTCTTCAATCGCTCCATCGGCATCGACTTCCAGAGCAAGACCCCGAGCGACTACACCTTGGACCCGTCGGTCATCGATCCCGCGTCACCGACGTCGCTCGAGCCCGAGTTCTTCCTGCGCTCGCTCCACTTCGTCGATCCGAACGTCTCGGGTCGCCCCAAACAGCCGACGGCCGGGGTCTTCCGTTCGCCATCGCCGCTCCCGAGCACGAAGTTCCTCGTGAGCTTCGGCGCGGCCAGCGATGCGGCGACCTTCACGGGCGACTACGACGTCTTCGTCGTCGACGCGGAGACGGGCGCGCGGACCAAGCTCTTCGGCGAGCCGGGCCAGGCCGAGGTCGATGCGGTCGCGGTCTACGGTCGCGTCTCACGCGGCGTCTTCCGCTCGGCGCTCGACGAGCCCAACGGCCACACGCGCATCCTCCCGGGCCGGCCCGAGTCGGAGGTGCTCGTGCACGACATGCCGATGTTCGCGTCGTTGGTCTTTCAGAACACGCCCACGGGGCGCCCCATCGAGACCCTCGATTCGTTCGAGGTCTGGGAGGAGATCCCGCCGCCGCTCGACCTCGCGAGCGCCGCCAGCGGCGGCCCCAACGTGGGCAAGGATGAGTTCGGCTCGTTCTTCCACAAGCGGAGGCTCCTCGGCCGCGTCCCCTTGCAGGCCGATGGGTCGGCCAAGTTCGTCATGCCCGGCGGCTTGCCGATCATGTTGAAGGTCCCCGAATCGAAGGAGAGCGGCGGTCGCTTCCCGCGGCTCCAGCGCGAGACCCTCTTCTTTTCGCCGGGCGAATATTCGCACCAGTCGTTCCGGCGCGAGATGTTCGACGCGCTCTGCGGCAACTGCCACGGCTCCGTCAGCGGTCGCAACGTCGACGTGGCGATCAGGCCCGAGATCCTCACGCAGGCCTCCTCCACGATCGCGCGCGATCTGCCCCCCACGAACCTGAACATTCCCACCGGTCAGCGCGGCGCCGTCGAGGGTCCCTGAGCGAGGACCTCGTGCTGGAGGTGCTCGTCGCGGAGCACGCGGAGGTGCTCTTCGAGGGCCTCTGCCATCCGGAGCTCTACGCGTTCATCGACGAGAGACCTCCCGCGAGCGCGGAGGCGTTGCGTCGTCGCTACGAGCGACTCGCGAGAGGACGCAGTCCCGATGGCGCCGAGCGCTGGCTCAATTGGGCCGTGCGACGCGGTGAGCAATACCTCGGCTACGTTCAAGCCACCGTCGCGCCGGCGGAGCACGCGAGCATCGCCTACGTGCTCTTTCGCGAACACTGGGGCTTCGGCTACGCGCGCGCCGCCGCCCTCTGCATGATGGCGCTCCTCGAGGCCGAGGGTGTGCGCCGCTTCTCGGCGACGGTTCACACGGAGAACGCTCGGTCCCGCAGGCTGCTCGAGGGGCTCGGGTTCAGCTTGCGTGAGCTTCGGCCTTCGGTGCCCGCTGGCCCCGTTGACGAGGCGCTCTACGGCCTCGACGTCACGCGCCCTTGAGCGTTCTTGAGCGACGAACGCGAGAGGCGAGGCCCGACTTCGGCGTGCCATGGCCGTGAAATACGCTCTATAGGTCTCTTGTGCCTCGCGTCGAACGCTGGCTTCTCCTCTTCGTGACGCTCGCCGTCGTCGTGCCGGTCTTGGCGTTTCCGTACCCGCCGATGACGGACCTGCCGCACCACGAGGCCGTCGTCGCGATCTTGCGCCACGGCGGCGACGCCGCGCGTTACCCGCCCGGCATCTACGTTCACAACTTCGGCCACCCGAACCAGCTCTTCCAGCTCGGCGCGTGGCTCCTCTCGTACGCCTTCGGTGTCCCGCTGGCTTGCAAGCTCGTGGTCGCGCTCGCCGCCGCCGGCGTCCTCTGGGGCGGCGCGCGCCTCGCCAAGAGCCTCGGGGCCAGCCTCTTGCCGGTCATCGCGCTCGCGCCCATCGCGACGGGCTTTCTCTTCACGATGGGCCTCGTGAACAACCTCTTGGGCCTCGCGCTCCTGCTCGCGGTTTTGCCCGAGCTTGACGCCCTCGTGACGACGCCGAGCAAAACGCAGCTCGCGCGGGTGCTCCTCGCGGGCGCCGCGCTCTACGTGGCCCACGAGCTCATGTTGTTCGTGTTCCTCGCGGCAGCGGGGCTCTTCGCGGTTGTCGCGCCCAAGGAGGCGACGCGACGGGGGCGCATCTTCGCCTTCGTTCTGGTTCTGAGCTTCGTCTCTGTCGCGGTGACGCAGCTCGTGCTTCAAGAGTCGCTGAAGCCGCTGACGCTCAGGGCGAGCCCGAACGTGTTCGTCCCACCGTGGCGCAAGCTCGCTTCGATGGCCGCCGATCTCGTCGGCGCGCACGAAGCGCCGTTGCGATACGGCCTCGCGTTCGCCATGGCGCTCGGCCTCCTTGCGGTGCACCTGTCGCGACACGCGCCGACGGAGCGCGCGTCGCTCTGGGAGCGGCGGCATGCGCTCGTCGGGGCGCTCGTCTTTGCGTGGTACCTCTTCGCACCCGCCGACTGGAATGGGGCCACGTTGGTGCACCATCGGTTCTTGGCGCCGTCGTTCTTCCTTTTGGCCATTCCCCTCGGGAGGCGTGCGACGCCGCGGCTCGTGCCGTCCGTCGTTTGTGGCCTCGCCGGACTGAGCGGCATCGTCGCGACGTTGCCGCTGTTCGTCGAGTCATCGCGCGATCGCGCCGACGTGCTGTCGGTGCTGCAAACGGTCCCTCTCGGTAGCGCTGTCGTGGGCCTCGCGCTTCAGGAGTCGAAGCGACCCATGGCGCTCTCCGCGCTGACAAGCACGTCGCTCGCGGAGCGCGGCGGGCGCGTGCACCACGGCTTCGTGCACTCGACGGTGTCGCCGATCATGGTGGCGAAAGACAAGCAGTGGGGCGAGGCCGCGCTGCGGCTCAAGAAGAACGCGTTCGCGCTCTTGCCGGCCCACGATCTGACGCGCTTTCGGTACGCCCTTCTTCGCTCCGATGACACGCGGCTCCTTGAGATGACCGTCGTGGCGCTCTTGCCGGACGCCAAGCTGGTGTCCACCGAAGGAGCGTGGGCGCTGATGGAATCGCGTCACCCGATTGGACCCATCGACGGGGGTGACATGCCGGTTCCCGAGCCGCGGCCCGCGTCGCTCGGCGACAAGATGCGCGCCCTCGAAGACGCCGCGCGTGGACGGCGTTAGGACGCGGAGCGCGCGGCGCGGCGCGGCGCGGGCGAAAGGGGACTAAGCCGTCACCGCGGCGGCGCGATGGGAGAGCCGGCCGTATAGAACCGGGTGCGTTTGGCTGTCGTTCTGCGCGTGCTCCCGCTGTTGTCTGTGCTCGCGGGGTGCGCCAGCAAAGCCGACGAGACCGCGGCAAGCATTCCCGACGCCACGGCCCTCCCGGAAGGGGGCGACCCCTGCAGCCTCGTCGCCGAGCGACGGCGGTGCTGACGCCACGGACATCACCGACGCGTCGCCCACGGAGCGAGACCCGGTCCTCTTCGTTCACGGCATTCGCTCTGCCGGCAACGACTTCGACGTCATGATGCAGCGACTGTCGGCGCTAGGCTGGCCCGCCGATCGACTCTTCGCGAAGACGTTCCCCGACCCGGCGTGGGGATGCAACGTCGACAACGCCAAGCTCGTCGCCGACTGGGCCGAGGCGATCCTCAAGTCGACGGGCGCGCCGCGCCTCGACGTGGTGGCGCACAGCATGGGCGGCCTCAGCTCGCGCCGCTACATGAAGACGCTCGGCGGCGCGGCCCGCGTGGGCACCTACGTGACCATCGCGAGCATGCATCACGGGCTCAAGGAGCCGTGCCTCTCGCCGTTGCCCGTGTGCGTTTGGCAAGAGCTCTGCGAGAAGGGCGCGTACATCGCCGAGCTCGACGTCGCGCCGACGACGCCGGGCCCGGCTCGTTGGGTGTCGATCTACAGCGTCGACGACGGCACGGTGCCGGCGGCATCGTCGAAGCTCATCGGCGCTGAGAACATCGAGCTGGGAAAGATCCCGCACTCGGGCGACGGTGGCCTGCTGGAGTCGCCGCTCACCATCGCCGAGGTCGCGCGGGTGCTTCAATACCCGTAACGCCGCGCGCGCGTGGCGTTCTCGCGTCGCGTCGCTAGCGCCGGACGTAAATCCGCGCGCTCGCCAGTGAACTCTCGCGACGCTCGTACCGCGACTCCACGGCGTCGATGAACCGCCGCGAGAACGCCGCCGCCGGACCTTGGCGCGGGGCGAGCAGATCGTTTCCCACGACGATTGTGCGGTAGCGACCGTCCCGCACGTGGGCCAAGAGCACGTCCGCCTCGGGGCGACGCGCGAGAAAGAACTCGTTGGCCGACGCGTAGCGATCGCGCGCGAAGTCGGTGACGCCGGCGCGCAGGTACGGCAGCACCATGGGCGCAACGAGCGTGGACTCCCCGCGCGCCGCGTCGTCGCGCACGATGGCCGCGACGGCGTCGGTCTCTTGCGCGGCGAGGGCCCGCGCGGTCGCCGTCGGGAACGTGGTTGGTGGACGCGTCACGAGGCCGCCCCAGAGCGCGAGCGCGAGCGCAGCGACCGCTCGACGTGGCGCGACGACGGCGAGGAAGACGAGGGCCACCGACAGGCCGAAGTAGAGCGGCTGCGCGTTGTTCTCGCGGCCCGCGTATTTCGCCGCCGCGGGGAGCGAGGCGAGGCCCATGCTGACGGTGAGCGTGAGAATGCCGCCGAGGCGGCTGCGATCGGGCGCGTCGAGCGCGGACCACGACCACGCAGCGAAGGCGCCCGCGACGGCGAGGAAGAGCGCGTAGCTCGGCCACGGCGGCAGGCCCAACTGCGCGAGGTGGATGGGATGGGCCTTTTGAAGCGCGATGGCGTAGCCGGTGAAGTCGCCGAGCGAGCGATTGAAGAGCGGGATCGTGAGCAACGCCACGGCGCCCGAGGCCACCAAGACGACGACGTCCCGACGATCGCGGCGAAAGAGCGCCCAAAGGCCGAGGCCGACGCCGATCCCCGCGCCGGAGAGCTTCGTGGCGAAGGCCAGTGGGGTCACGAGGAACAGAAGGGCGAGGCGCAAGGGCGCGCTTCGAGGCGGCGCGACGACAAGCGCCATGGCGACGGCGAAGAAGAGGCCGAGCATGTGATCGGGGTGGACCGTCGCCGCCAGCAAGCTCCCGAAGGCCGCGAACAAGACGACCAGCGATGCCGCGACGCCGAAGCTTCGCGAGACGGGGGCGCTCTGCGAGACGGGGCGGCGACGCAAGAGTGCGGCTCCAGCGATGGCCGCGGCGCCGGCTTGGGCGACAAGCTCGAGGCTGCGATGCGCCGAGAGGTCGAGCGCGCGGCCCAAGGGCGCGAGGAGGAGGCGGTGCGTCAAGTCGAGGAGCGGCGAATAGCTGTAGCTTGCAAGCTCCTCGGCGGGACCGTAGAGCGTGGCGCCCCGCGCGAGCTTTGTGGCGTTGACGAGGAACGGAGCCTCGGTCCAAAAGAGCTCCGCGTCGAAGCTCGACTGCGCGAGGACCGAGGCGATGCGCGCCCCGGCGAGGCTCACGGCGAGCGCCAAGACGAGCCGCGCCGCGCGCGCGGGAGCTGCGGCCGGGGCCTGGACCGGGGCGATCGCTTCAGCGAGGAGAGCGAGGCCCGCGAGCGCCTTGAGCGCAGAGAGCCCGAACAGAACAGCGCCTCCCGCTGGCGCCGGCGCGAGCGCGCGGAGCGCCCCACTGGCGAGCGCGCCTTCGCCACCGAGGTGCAAGAGGAGCATCGTGAGCGCGGGTCCGACGAGCGTGAGCGCCCACGCGAGGTGAGACGCGCGTCGACGTGGAAGCACGAGCGCCTCGGCGGCGACGCTCGTGGCCACGAGCGCGAAGAACGTGACGCCCCATTGCGTGGGTGCGACGAACGCCATGGCGAGGGCCAGTAGACCCGACGCGGCGGCGCCCCAAACGGGCACGCGCCCGAGGGCCGCACCGGCCGCGAGGGCGACCGCGAGCAGCGCGAGCAACGAGGGCGCGCTCGTGCTCAGCGCTGGGAGAACGAACCAAGCGAAGAGCAGGAGAACGACGACGCGCGTCTTACCTTCGAGTCGCTGGAGCAAGTCTTGCAACGCTACAACGACCCGCACCGGCGCGGCGGGGGGTTCTTCTTGCGATCAGTCGCGGGGCGTTCCGGTGGCCTCGCCCCGCGCCTCCGCCGACGCCCGCTCGAAGTACCGGGAGAGGCCAAGCCGCTGGGTCCACGTCGCGAGGTACGTGCCGTCGAGGGTGTCGACGTTGACGCGTAGGACCTCGACGACGTCGCGCCACTGGCGATCGGAGACTCCCCCGCCCTCGCGGTACCAAAGGAGCTTGCGAACGATGGTGTCCTCGGGCGTCTTGAGCACAAGTGTTTCGCCCGTTGCGCGCACCGGGACGGCCCGGCGGCGAGCGAACTCGATTTCGTCGTAGGGATTCGGGCCGACGGCAAAGAGGTCCACCTTCATGACCACCGGAAGGTAGAAGATGTTGCAACTGCGGCCATGCAAGAGCGCGTCGCGGAGCATGTCGACGTCAACCTCGAAGTCGGGGCCGAGGGCGGCGACGAGGGCGTTGATCTTGCCCAGCGGAATCTCCAACACCACGTCGATGTCGTTGGTCGCGCGCGGCTCTCCCTGCAGCGAGCTCGCTACGCTGCCACCGATGAAATACGCCCCGCCGACCGATTCGATGGCCTTGGCAACCGAGAGGGCGACCGCGATGGCGTCCATCGCTACCGAGCGTCTTCCGGAACGTCGCCAAAGAGTCGCTGCGCCACGGCCCGACCATAGAGCCGCACCGTCAACCGGACGCGCACCTCCGCGTCCGACGCGGCAGGGTGCCGCGCCTTGATGCCAGCGACTGCCAGCTCGCGCACCATCGTGGTCAACGCGACAGCTTGCGCGAGGCGCTCGTAGGGCTGCTGCGCACGAAGGAGCTCGTGATACCGATCGAGCGCGGCGCCGCGGGTGTCCTGCACAGTGGGTCAGTCTACCGGTTGCGCGGGAGCCAACAAGTTGCCGAATGTGGCGGCCGCGAAACCGGTTCGGGAGCGCCGTTTCTCCGAATCCAGCTTGCGCGGCGCTGCACGGGCCTTGCTTCGTCGAAGCGTCGCCTTCCGTGGCGGCGGACCTCACTTCACGATCGTGAGCGGCGCCTCCGTTGTCAGCGGGCGCGCCTTGCGTGGTGAGCACGAACGCTTCCGTGCTCGACCAGGTTGCTCCCGTGTTCGGTCTGAGCGCTTCGTTTTTGGAGCAAGCACCTACGCGCACGGCGGGTGAAGCCTCGCGCTCGGCGACGGAAGCTTCGCGCTCCGCATCGGAAGCTTCGTTGACGGATGCCCATGCTTCCTAAGTCACGAGGATCGCCTACGAGCCCGGCGATGAAGCCTCCATCGCCGCCAAGGAAGGGTCTCACGTCAGCGATGAAGCTCCGTCTCACGAAGCGGGAGGCTCATCCGCCGACAAGGGAACCATCGGAGACAAGAAGGAAGGCTCAAAACGCGTGGCGGATCCTTGGCTTCCGGGCGCGGAGCCTTGGAGGCCCGCGGCCGAAGGTTCGCCGCTGAAAACCGAAGCGTCTCCGGCCGCCGCGGAAGGTCCGATGGCCGTGCAGGAAGGCTCTCCGCCCAACGATGAGACGCCGTCGGTCGACAATGAGACGGATTTTATCGAAACGGGGCCGTGCACGTCGGTTCCGCCGCGTGCGCACGCGCGCAGGGCCATGCGCGTCCTGCTAAACTGCCCACGTGCACGAAGCGCTACCCGAGTCGGTCCGTCGGCTCCTCTGGGATGTCGACGTTGACCGAATCGACGTTGACCGCGATGCCGAGTTCATCCTCGAGCGCGTCATGTCGCGTGGCACGTGGGATGCCATGAAGTGGCTGCGCGCCCGCTATCCGGTCGAGGTCGTCCGCGCGTTCGTGCGCGAGCGTGGACCTTCTCGACTCGCGCCCCGTGATCTCGCCTATTGGGCGCTCATCTACGACGTCGACGTTCCAGTGGCAGAAGGCGGCGGTCGCCCAAACTGGGCGGGCCCGCAATGACGCCGACGCGGGTCGAGGTACCCGAACATCAGCGAAGCGTGATGAGTCGACTTGCTCCGCTGCTCGACGAGGGGACGTACCTCGCCGGGGGCGTCGCCGTCGCCAGCACCCTGCGACATCGGCTGTCGCTCGATATCGACTTGTTCGTGCCGCACGCCTTCGACTCGGAGCAGTTCGTCGAGCGACTTGCGAGGAAGCTCAAGGACTATCAAGTGACGGGGCGCGCCGTAGGTACGGTCCATCTCGAGGTGGAAGGCGTACCGATCAGCGTGCTCAGCTACCGGTATCCGCTGCTCGCGCCTGCGGAGCCACGCGGGGGCCTTCCCGTTGCGGTTGCGTCGCCCGACGACTTGGTATGCATGAAGCTATCGGCCATCGCCGGTCGCGGAGCCGCCAAGGACTTCTGGGATCTAACGGGGCTTCTCGAGGCGGGCGCCGCGCGTGGTTCGCTCGGATACGCGATGACGCTGTATCAAACGAAGTTCGCGTCGGTCGACGTGGGGCATGTCATAAGAAGCCTCGCCTACTTCGGGGACGCCGACCGCGCGCCGCTCCCCGCTGGCATGACCGCCGAGCATTGGGCGGCAATCAAGGCGAACATTTCGGAGGCGGTCAAGGCGCTGTAGGCGCGCGCGCTGCGGCTGCGCGCTCCTTCTATTGATCGCCGTTCAGGGGACGCGGGTAAGGCGGCACGGGAGGACGCCACTCGCCGTCAATGATCACCGGATGGGGTCCCGACGAGCGCTTGAGCGCTCGGTCACTGTGGAACAACGCAAGGTAAGCGGCCGTGAGGACGACGACCCCTATGAGCGCAAGCACAACGCGCTTGGCGGTCGTCCCAAGCAACTTACGCTCGCTCATCCTTGCTCCCCTCCCTTCAGTCACTATTGAACGTCTGACAACCCGATGACCGACGACTGCGAGAGCTCCTCATCACCGACTCGCGTTACCGGCATTCCGCAAATTTGAGCGTGCGAGCAACGCACGCCGCGCGGGCCGCTTGGTGTCAACTCCTGGCAATCAATGCCGCGCACAACGAGGTGGGGGGGGGGGCTGTTGGTTGGTGGGGCGGGGGGGGGGGGGGCGGGGGGGGGGGCTGCGGCCCCGCGGGGGGGGGGGGGGGGGGGGGGGGGGGCGGGGGGGGGGGGGGGGGGGGGGGGG contains:
- a CDS encoding nucleotidyl transferase AbiEii/AbiGii toxin family protein; its protein translation is MMSRLAPLLDEGTYLAGGVAVASTLRHRLSLDIDLFVPHAFDSEQFVERLARKLKDYQVTGRAVGTVHLEVEGVPISVLSYRYPLLAPAEPRGGLPVAVASPDDLVCMKLSAIAGRGAAKDFWDLTGLLEAGAARGSLGYAMTLYQTKFASVDVGHVIRSLAYFGDADRAPLPAGMTAEHWAAIKANISEAVKAL
- a CDS encoding GNAT family N-acetyltransferase, with product MLEVLVAEHAEVLFEGLCHPELYAFIDERPPASAEALRRRYERLARGRSPDGAERWLNWAVRRGEQYLGYVQATVAPAEHASIAYVLFREHWGFGYARAAALCMMALLEAEGVRRFSATVHTENARSRRLLEGLGFSLRELRPSVPAGPVDEALYGLDVTRP